The following proteins come from a genomic window of bacterium:
- a CDS encoding glycosyltransferase family 4 protein, whose translation MENKKLNILIVTQALDDSDWLLGFFTKWVSELASVFKEVFVFALKVGKYDLPENVKVIGLKGKNSKGRVKILKRLYCSAAAIQKEKRIDCMFVHMCPVYALALLPVKYLYKIPVVMWYTHGRATLKLRAAHLVCDRVVTASRSSFPLESGKVTVTGHGIDMDMFGLKKYQAGGENVKIFSAGRIVPIKRIEILIEALGILKERGRTGFGCVIAGDSPSKTHCNYLRGIEKKILNYGLAGQVRLIGPVLHKDIALLYKSSDIFVNLSDTDSLDKSVLESMSCGCLTLTSNKAFADVLPDNLKLFYLKKNDPEELAEKIEMLSALTIEQKSAYGPQLRAIVAENHDLNDCIKKIHSVIEDITGHLYEKV comes from the coding sequence GTGGAAAATAAAAAATTAAATATTTTAATCGTCACCCAGGCTCTGGATGACAGTGACTGGCTGCTCGGGTTTTTCACAAAATGGGTATCGGAATTAGCCTCTGTCTTTAAAGAAGTTTTTGTATTTGCGCTTAAGGTCGGAAAATATGACCTGCCGGAAAATGTTAAAGTTATCGGGCTTAAGGGAAAAAACAGTAAAGGCAGGGTAAAAATCCTCAAAAGGCTGTACTGCTCCGCCGCCGCGATACAAAAAGAAAAAAGGATAGACTGTATGTTTGTCCACATGTGCCCTGTTTACGCGCTGGCTTTGCTGCCGGTTAAATACCTGTATAAAATCCCTGTCGTTATGTGGTATACACATGGCAGGGCTACGCTGAAACTGCGGGCGGCGCATCTGGTTTGCGACAGGGTAGTCACGGCGTCAAGAAGCAGTTTTCCGCTTGAATCGGGAAAAGTTACCGTAACGGGACACGGGATAGATATGGATATGTTTGGTTTGAAAAAATATCAGGCAGGCGGCGAAAACGTCAAAATATTTTCCGCGGGCAGGATAGTCCCGATAAAAAGGATTGAAATCCTCATAGAAGCTTTGGGAATTCTTAAAGAACGGGGCAGAACCGGGTTCGGGTGCGTTATTGCCGGGGATTCTCCCTCTAAAACGCATTGCAATTATCTCAGGGGCATCGAAAAGAAGATTTTAAATTACGGCTTAGCCGGGCAGGTAAGATTAATCGGCCCGGTTTTGCATAAAGATATCGCTTTGCTGTATAAATCATCCGATATATTTGTTAATTTAAGCGATACCGACAGCCTCGATAAATCCGTCCTGGAATCAATGAGCTGCGGCTGTCTTACCCTTACCAGCAACAAAGCGTTTGCAGACGTCTTGCCGGACAATTTAAAATTATTTTATCTGAAGAAGAACGATCCGGAGGAATTGGCGGAAAAGATAGAAATGCTTTCAGCCCTGACAATAGAGCAAAAGTCGGCTTATGGCCCGCAATTAAGAGCCATTGTCGCGGAAAACCATGATTTAAACGATTGTATAAAAAAAATCCATTCCGTTATAGAAGATATTACCGGCCATTTATATGAAAAAGTGTGA